The following proteins come from a genomic window of Edaphobacter sp. 4G125:
- a CDS encoding carbonic anhydrase has product MDKVLEKLKKGIRQFQAEVYPEQTETYRKAESEPQKPAALIITCADSRIDPELITQSGPGELFVMRNIGNLIPAYGEMMGGVSAVIEYAVAALKVNHIAVCGHSDCGAMKALLDPASLETLPSVKNWMRNADAAMSVADSLAPKDEKPSERLKRLTEENVLLQIQHLRTHPSVAGAMARQELTLSGWVYDIGAGDVRIAENGERGFHSIGQEKHKG; this is encoded by the coding sequence ATGGATAAGGTTCTTGAGAAGCTGAAGAAAGGGATTCGACAGTTTCAGGCCGAGGTCTATCCCGAACAAACTGAGACCTATCGCAAGGCGGAAAGCGAGCCGCAAAAGCCGGCAGCGCTGATTATTACCTGTGCGGATTCACGGATTGATCCTGAGTTGATTACGCAGTCCGGCCCCGGCGAGCTCTTTGTCATGCGCAATATTGGCAACCTTATTCCTGCTTACGGCGAGATGATGGGCGGCGTCAGCGCCGTGATTGAATACGCCGTCGCTGCGCTTAAGGTGAACCACATTGCGGTTTGTGGACATAGTGACTGCGGCGCGATGAAAGCATTATTGGATCCGGCGAGCCTCGAGACCTTACCAAGCGTGAAGAACTGGATGCGAAACGCGGATGCAGCCATGAGCGTAGCGGATTCGCTCGCACCTAAGGATGAGAAGCCAAGCGAGCGACTGAAGCGCCTGACGGAAGAAAATGTTCTTCTGCAGATCCAGCACCTCAGAACACACCCTTCTGTTGCTGGCGCGATGGCACGCCAGGAGCTGACCTTGTCAGGATGGGTCTATGACATCGGCGCCGGCGATGTTCGTATTGCTGAAAATGGCGAACGGGGATTTCACTCGATCGGCCAGGAGAAGCATAAAGGATGA